Within Nitrospirota bacterium, the genomic segment GTCCAGACCCTGGGCAGGGAAAGGACGAAAACACCGGCGGGCGAGTTCGACACGATCGAGATCAGAACCTACCCACGTTACCAGGGCGTATTCCTCAACAAGGGTGAGGTGTTCCTCTGGCTTACGAACGACAGCCGGAGGATCCCGGTGCTAATGAAGAGCAAGCTCAAGGTAGGAGCTTTCGTGTTTGCGCTCACGGGTATGAAGATGGAGGCCATGGAGCAGTGAAATGACAGCATGTGCCGCAAGAATTTTCCCTGACTGACACAAGGCGCCTTCCGCATAAAAAAAGCACCTGCAGGAAACTTCACTGCAGGTGCTTTTAAATCTTTGCCACTGAGATTCCGGAGCGCGGAGGAGATTCGTTACTTTGAATCTTCGGCTTCAGCCTGTGCCCCGGCTGTCACCTTTTTTCTCTGTGTCCGGTTCGCTCGGTGGCAAATTACCTTCACACTCTTACCGCGTGGGCAGAAAAATCGCAGGAGAATACCCCCCCTACGGCCTTATGCTGCCTTTGCGTGGAGCGACCTGATCTCCGCCGGAGTGAACTTCTCAACCCTTGTTATGCAGGCCGACTCCTGCAGGAAGCCGGGCACCATCGCCAAGGCATCGCTCAGGGTCTTGACGTCCACGAGCGCGTAGCCCGTGTGGTCTCCTTCTCTGCATCCGTAGACGAACTTATCGAGGATGCCGGACCCTTTGGCCAGTACCTCGTCGAGCGCACGTGAACAGTCAGCCGCCTCATGCCGTGAGGAAATTAGATACTTTGTCATACTTCTCCTCCCCCTTTTCCGGGATGACTTTTTACTGCCCGGTTTGCACCCCGAAAGAGGACTAACATTATCCCATTACGTGGTAATGGTAACTCTGCCGACGCGGACTGTCAATAGCAAAAAGAACGCAGTTGACGCCCCCCACTACAACCGGCAGCCGTGTGGAGCGAGCAGAGACGATGTGGAATAACAACAGGAACATGGTATAATGAACCGTGAATTTCATCGAGAATGATCAGGAGGTCCTTGACGTCTTCTCCCGCTTCAATGTCCCGGGCAGGATCGAGAAGGCGGAGCGGTTCGGCTCCGGCCTCATCAACGACACGTACCTCTGTGAGGTGCAAGGGGGCGGAGGCGTCCGCAGGTACCTGCTGCAGCGGGTCAACAAGAACGTTTTCAGGCGGCCCGATCTGGTGATGGAAAACATCGGGACGGTCACGTCGCACATCGCTGCACGGCTCCGGGTGCAGGGCGGGGTCGATCCCGAGACCGTGGCTCCCGCACTCGTATTGACGCGCGACAACGGCTCCTATCACCGGGACCCGTCGGGCGCGTTCTGGCGGATGTTCCATTTCATCGAAGCCGGGACCGTACTCGACAGCGTGACCGATCCCGGGCACGCACGCGAGGTCGGCAGGGCGATCGGCCGGTTCCAGGCGCTTGTCTCGGACCTCCCCCCCGCGAAGCTGCATTTCACCCTTCCCGGCTTTCACCACACACCGCGCTCCCTGAAAGAGTACGATGACGCCCTGCGGCAGGACGCACGCGCGAGGGCCAGGGAGGCAGGTGCTGAACGCGATCTGGTGGAACAGCGGCGGGGTCTCGCGCCCCTCCTGACGGACCTCATGGATGCTGGCGCCCTTCCGGTCCGCGTGGTGCACAACGACCCCAAGGTGAACAACGTGATGGTCGACCGGTCTACGGGAGAGGCCCTGTGCATGCTGGACCTCGACACGGTGCAGCCCGGCATTGCTCCGTTCGATTTCGGGGACTGCGTACGTTCTGCGGCAAACCCGGCAGGGGAGGACGCCGAAGATCTTGACGCGTCGCGGCTCGACCTGACGCTGTTCGAGTCTATTGCCCGCGGATATCTGCAAGAGGCGGGTTCCTTCCTGACCGCGAAGGAGATCGAGCTGCTCCCTGCGTCAGTCAAGGTGATCACCTTTGAGCTCGGCATCCGGTTCCTGGCGGACTATCTTCGCGGCGACACCTATTTCAAGATCAACTATCCATCCCACAACCTGCGCCGCGCCAGGGTGCAGTTCAGGCTGCTCGAAAGCATCGAAGCAGCGGAAGAGAAGATGTCGGACTTTATCGGAAGGCAGGTCAAGAGAGAATAGGGAAAGATGATTCAGGAAGGAGTGGGTTTCAACCCGGATACGAAGAAATTTGGAAGAATGGTAAGAGGGAATGGGCAACCATTCCCTGATTGTATGAGCGTCAGATCTGATTTATTTCTTTTACGATCTTTTCATTCAGGTCCTTGATAGCCATCGAAAGTCCCTCGGTCATGGCTGTAGAGTAATCTTTCATCTTCACATTACTGCCGCTCAGGATGCTTGTTCGGAATTTTCCGTGGACTTCCCTCGTCATGACAACCTGGCCACCCCTGTTAACGCGGACATCGGCATCTATGGCAACATCAACGGGGCCCGCATATGTCTGGGATGAATAGCCGAAAAAGAACACTAAAAAGAGAAAATTCCCCCGTTGAAGGATGGGGGCCGACATTTCGATCTTTTTCACGCTGATATCGAGAGCAATGTTGCCCTGATTGTCCTGGTAGACGAACTTGCCGCTCCGTTTCAATTCCTGGAGGAAGCTCTCCTTCATAAACTGCTTGTAGTCGTTTTCAAGCTGGCTATATCCAAGCTGCGCCTGGTCTTCCTGCTTCCACATATTGAAAAACACCAGGGGGAGGACAAAGGTTGATTTGTTCTTTACCACGGTATCAGGTGCAAGAATATCATCTACGACATATCGCACTATCGAGAGGCTGTCTCCTGTCTTCGGATCAATCTTGCCGCTGTCGAACACGTACAGGAGGGCACTCTT encodes:
- a CDS encoding aminoglycoside phosphotransferase family protein → MNFIENDQEVLDVFSRFNVPGRIEKAERFGSGLINDTYLCEVQGGGGVRRYLLQRVNKNVFRRPDLVMENIGTVTSHIAARLRVQGGVDPETVAPALVLTRDNGSYHRDPSGAFWRMFHFIEAGTVLDSVTDPGHAREVGRAIGRFQALVSDLPPAKLHFTLPGFHHTPRSLKEYDDALRQDARARAREAGAERDLVEQRRGLAPLLTDLMDAGALPVRVVHNDPKVNNVMVDRSTGEALCMLDLDTVQPGIAPFDFGDCVRSAANPAGEDAEDLDASRLDLTLFESIARGYLQEAGSFLTAKEIELLPASVKVITFELGIRFLADYLRGDTYFKINYPSHNLRRARVQFRLLESIEAAEEKMSDFIGRQVKRE